In one Lycium barbarum isolate Lr01 chromosome 7, ASM1917538v2, whole genome shotgun sequence genomic region, the following are encoded:
- the LOC132602943 gene encoding protein MULTIPOLAR SPINDLE 1 isoform X2 yields the protein MERVRSEQEKSDSDESLKLAVAMAIVRSKLLHKPLSPPRQPSSSVDALKWKQKAKERKREILRLKEDLKVAEDGSQCDIYPKSASCKCYFFDKLGSTGIGDGSDQRFSDVLRRRFLRQVRIKERKTRRTDDSLLQRISGTLATMSPMERNAEPVEGIINSLIMRLLRRMCSALQGDENHHFDTAVQFYIQHLMRKIGNEAFVGLRLIFAVSQRISVVAESLLFMDPFDDAYPSMHNSMYMMIQLIEFLVSDYLLTWSNAGDFDIKLFEEWVGSILHGRKALELLENRNSLYVLYIDRVIGVVTRQVGQLSFQQKLNPQILENLFS from the exons ATGGAGAGAGTGAGATCAGAGCAAGAAAAGAGCGACTCAGATGAATCCCTTAAACTCGCTGTCGCAATGGCGATCGTCCGATCAAAACTCCTTCACAAACCTCTTTCACCGCCACGCCAGCCTTCTTCCTCCGTTGATGCTCTTAAATGGAAGCAGAAA GCGAAAGAGCGTAAACGAGAGATTCTTAGACTCAAGGAAGACCTCAAAGTAGCTGAAG ATGGTTCGCAgtgtgatatatatccaaaaagTGCATCATGCAAGTGTTATTTCTTTGATAAGTTGGGATCTACGGGAATAGGAGATGGTTCTGATCAACGGTTCAGTGATGTGCTACGGAGAAGATTTCTCAGACAAG TGAGGATTAAGGAGAGAAAAACGAGAAGAACAGATGATTCCTTGCTTCAGCGAATTTCAG GTACACTTGCTACAATGTCACCAATGGAAAGGAATGCAGAACCTGTGGAAGGCATTATCAACAGCCTAATCATGCGTTTATTGAGAAGAATGTGCAGTGCCTTGCAAGGAGATG AAAATCATCACTTTGACACTGCTGTTCAGTTCTATATTCAACACCTGATGCGCAAGATCGGAAATGAGGCTTTTGTCGGTCTGCGTCTAATATTTGCGGTTTCTCAAAGAATTTCTGTAGTGGCAGAAAGTTTGCTTTTCATGGATCCATTTGATGATGCCTATCCAAGTATGCATAACTCTATGTACATGAT GATTCAGCTTATCGAATTTCTGGTTTCAGATTATTTGTTAACCTGGTCAAACGCTGGAGATTTCGACATAA AGCTTTTTGAAGAATGGGTAGGATCAATTCTCCACGGAAGAAAAGCATTGGAACTACTGGAGAACAGGAATTCTCTTTATGTACTGTACATAGATCGTGTGATCGGCGTTGTCACCAGACAAGTGGGACAGTTGTCATTTCAGCAGAAGCTAAACCCACAGATTCTTGAGAACCTGTTTAGCTAA
- the LOC132602943 gene encoding protein MULTIPOLAR SPINDLE 1 isoform X1: MERVRSEQEKSDSDESLKLAVAMAIVRSKLLHKPLSPPRQPSSSVDALKWKQKAKERKREILRLKEDLKVAEDGSQCDIYPKSASCKCYFFDKLGSTGIGDGSDQRFSDVLRRRFLRQVRIKERKTRRTDDSLLQRISERDNENNVEQLSASVDFLLELCDNISPQSLDEGNFKNWCHQAVDFILGTLATMSPMERNAEPVEGIINSLIMRLLRRMCSALQGDENHHFDTAVQFYIQHLMRKIGNEAFVGLRLIFAVSQRISVVAESLLFMDPFDDAYPSMHNSMYMMIQLIEFLVSDYLLTWSNAGDFDIKLFEEWVGSILHGRKALELLENRNSLYVLYIDRVIGVVTRQVGQLSFQQKLNPQILENLFS; the protein is encoded by the exons ATGGAGAGAGTGAGATCAGAGCAAGAAAAGAGCGACTCAGATGAATCCCTTAAACTCGCTGTCGCAATGGCGATCGTCCGATCAAAACTCCTTCACAAACCTCTTTCACCGCCACGCCAGCCTTCTTCCTCCGTTGATGCTCTTAAATGGAAGCAGAAA GCGAAAGAGCGTAAACGAGAGATTCTTAGACTCAAGGAAGACCTCAAAGTAGCTGAAG ATGGTTCGCAgtgtgatatatatccaaaaagTGCATCATGCAAGTGTTATTTCTTTGATAAGTTGGGATCTACGGGAATAGGAGATGGTTCTGATCAACGGTTCAGTGATGTGCTACGGAGAAGATTTCTCAGACAAG TGAGGATTAAGGAGAGAAAAACGAGAAGAACAGATGATTCCTTGCTTCAGCGAATTTCAG AACGTGACAATGAAAATAATGTTGAGCAACTAAGCGCTTCGGTGGATTTTCTTTTGGAGCTTTGTGACAATATTTCTCCTCAAAGT TTGGACGAGGGTAATTTTAAGAACTGGTGCCACCAAGCTGTGGATTTCATCCTTG GTACACTTGCTACAATGTCACCAATGGAAAGGAATGCAGAACCTGTGGAAGGCATTATCAACAGCCTAATCATGCGTTTATTGAGAAGAATGTGCAGTGCCTTGCAAGGAGATG AAAATCATCACTTTGACACTGCTGTTCAGTTCTATATTCAACACCTGATGCGCAAGATCGGAAATGAGGCTTTTGTCGGTCTGCGTCTAATATTTGCGGTTTCTCAAAGAATTTCTGTAGTGGCAGAAAGTTTGCTTTTCATGGATCCATTTGATGATGCCTATCCAAGTATGCATAACTCTATGTACATGAT GATTCAGCTTATCGAATTTCTGGTTTCAGATTATTTGTTAACCTGGTCAAACGCTGGAGATTTCGACATAA AGCTTTTTGAAGAATGGGTAGGATCAATTCTCCACGGAAGAAAAGCATTGGAACTACTGGAGAACAGGAATTCTCTTTATGTACTGTACATAGATCGTGTGATCGGCGTTGTCACCAGACAAGTGGGACAGTTGTCATTTCAGCAGAAGCTAAACCCACAGATTCTTGAGAACCTGTTTAGCTAA
- the LOC132602065 gene encoding uncharacterized protein LOC132602065 — protein MSRSSEAASMKPRCTHVLGDVEIKVLSVVKGKKNIGICAADVKKEINLPPPIVKKALELLEIKKKIKLVVNNQNKRKKHYMAVEFKPSEEAWWANKEYVAALVQICLKVLDKLKVATMKGISTFIKEHKLIEKHELADCTDERVAQTLEYMVLNHVIKEVESTGLAEYHSIPVGSVCYLIARGPKTIGNMASIPCSACPRISKCTPNGIISPKTCVFYTRWLKLEF, from the coding sequence ATGAGCCGATCAAGCGAAGCAGCCTCCATGAAGCCTAGGTGTACTCATGTCCTTGGAGATGTTGAAATCAAAGTGCTCAGTGTTGTCAAAGGTAAAAAGAATATTGGAATCTGCGCGGCAGATGTGAAAAAAGAGATAAACCTCCCACCACCTATTGTGAAAAAAGCCCTGGAATTACTGGAAATAAAGAAGAAGATAAAACTTGTTGTGAATAACCAAAATAAGAGAAAGAAGCATTACATGGCTGTTGAGTTTAAACCTTCGGAAGAAGCATGGTGGGCTAATAAAGAATACGTCGCTGCTCTCGTACAAATATGCTTGAAGGTTTTAGATAAGCTGAAAGTTGCTACTATGAAGGGAATCTCCACATTTATAAAGGAACACAAACTTATAGAGAAACACGAACTTGCTGATTGCACAGATGAACGAGTTGCGCAAACATTGGAGTATATGGTCTTGAACCATGTTATTAAAGAGGTGGAGAGCACTGGATTGGCAGAATATCATTCTATTCCGGTTGGATCTGTTTGTTATCTAATTGCAAGAGGTCCCAAAACAATAGGGAATATGGCTTCAATTCCATGTAGTGCTTGCCCTAGGATTAGTAAATGTACACCAAATGGAATCATATCCCCCAAAACCTGTGTCTTCTACACTAGATGGCTGAAACTTGAATTTTGA
- the LOC132602066 gene encoding large ribosomal subunit protein P2B-like: MDVIVTYLLDVWGGNTSPTAEDLKALLSSVGAEADEAKIELLLSQVKGKDLTELIAAGREMIALVPSGGGGFAVTSGGGGAVVAEEKVEEKKVEKKEESEEEFGFDLSG, translated from the coding sequence atggatgtGATCGTCACCTACTTGTTGGATGTGTGGGGCGGAAACACCAGCCCTACGGCGGAGGATTTGAAGGCACTTCTCTCTTCCGTTGGAGCGGAAGCTGATGAAGCAAAAATTGAGTTATTATTATCTCAAGTCAAAGGAAAAGACCTTACTGAGCTTATTGCTGCTGGCAGAGAGATGATCGCTTTGGTGCCTTCCGGTGGCGGTGGCTTTGCGGTTACTAGTGGTGGCGGTGGTGCAGTGGTGGCGGAAGAGAAGGTGGAGGAAAAGAAAgtggaaaagaaagaagagtctGAGGAGGAGTTTGGCTTTGATCTCTCTGGTTAG